One Bacteroidota bacterium genomic window carries:
- the pyk gene encoding pyruvate kinase — protein sequence MKTWSKTKIIATLGPASSSKEVLTEMIMAGVDVCRVNSSHGNYDQHQKVIDIIREINKEHRLNTAILVDLQGPKLRIGVMKNNEAFLENGKEIIISTEECEGTAEKVFMTYPEFPKDVAVGDKVLIDDGKIELRVIATDRDKTVKAVIINGGILSSKKGVNLPNTKISLPCLTAKDLEDLDFALKNNVEWIGLSFVRSVTDIVDLKEIIKRQGKTSRVVAKIEKPEAIAEIDNIIDMTDALMVARGDLGVEMPMERVPLIQKMLVTKCINASKPVIIATQMMESMISNYSPTRAEVNDVANAVMDGADAVMLSGETSVGKFPVKVIEHMQNIVASIEREGKIYYKEHPPQLKNQTFISDSICYNACVMAEQAGARGIISMTNSGYTAFKLSSHRPKANIFIFTDNRSLLNTLSLVWGVRGFFYDKYESTDETIADIKNFLKKGNYVAVDDLIINIASIPMEEKGRANMIKLGYVS from the coding sequence ATGAAAACTTGGAGTAAAACCAAAATAATAGCAACCCTAGGACCAGCATCGTCGAGTAAGGAAGTACTTACCGAAATGATTATGGCCGGTGTAGATGTATGTCGCGTAAATTCATCGCATGGTAACTATGATCAACATCAAAAGGTAATTGATATTATTCGAGAAATAAATAAGGAACATCGTTTAAACACTGCCATTTTGGTTGATTTGCAAGGTCCGAAATTGCGCATAGGTGTTATGAAAAACAATGAAGCCTTTCTTGAAAACGGGAAAGAAATAATTATTTCGACAGAAGAGTGCGAAGGTACTGCTGAAAAGGTTTTTATGACATATCCCGAATTTCCTAAAGATGTTGCTGTTGGCGATAAAGTGTTGATTGATGATGGTAAAATTGAATTACGTGTAATAGCAACCGACCGCGATAAAACAGTAAAAGCAGTTATTATTAACGGAGGAATTTTATCCTCAAAAAAAGGTGTTAATCTTCCAAACACAAAAATATCCTTACCCTGTTTAACTGCAAAAGATTTAGAAGATCTTGACTTTGCTTTGAAGAATAATGTTGAATGGATAGGCCTTTCGTTTGTTCGCTCAGTAACGGATATTGTGGACTTAAAAGAAATAATAAAGCGTCAAGGAAAAACTTCAAGAGTTGTTGCTAAAATTGAAAAACCTGAGGCGATTGCGGAAATCGATAACATTATTGACATGACCGATGCGTTAATGGTTGCACGTGGAGATCTTGGTGTTGAAATGCCGATGGAACGCGTTCCACTGATCCAAAAAATGTTGGTAACCAAATGTATCAACGCATCGAAACCTGTAATTATCGCCACTCAAATGATGGAAAGTATGATCAGCAATTACAGTCCTACTCGTGCAGAGGTAAACGATGTGGCCAATGCAGTAATGGATGGAGCCGACGCAGTAATGTTAAGTGGCGAAACTTCAGTAGGGAAATTTCCGGTGAAAGTAATTGAACACATGCAAAACATCGTTGCATCGATTGAACGAGAAGGAAAAATTTATTACAAAGAGCATCCACCACAACTCAAGAATCAAACTTTTATTTCAGATTCAATTTGTTACAATGCTTGTGTAATGGCCGAACAAGCGGGCGCCCGCGGTATTATTTCGATGACAAATTCAGGCTATACTGCATTTAAATTATCGAGCCATCGGCCCAAAGCCAACATTTTTATTTTTACTGATAATCGCTCTCTGCTTAATACACTAAGTTTAGTTTGGGGAGTAAGAGGTTTTTTTTACGATAAATACGAAAGCACTGACGAAACAATTGCAGACATCAAAAATTTTCTAAAAAAAGGAAATTATGTTGCAGTAGATGATTTAATAATCAATATCGCCAGTATACCTATGGAAGAAAAAGGACGTGCAAACATGATAAAATTAGGATACGTTAGTTAA